The following coding sequences are from one Bufo bufo chromosome 2, aBufBuf1.1, whole genome shotgun sequence window:
- the ATP5F1A gene encoding ATP synthase subunit alpha, mitochondrial: MLSVRVAATLARSLPRQAGLVSKKALGAAFVATRNIHASGSWLQKTGTAEVSSILEERILGADTSADLQETGRVLSIGDGIARVYGLRNVQAEEMVEFSSGLKGMSLNLEPDNVGVVVFGNDKLIKEGDIVKRTGAIVDVPVGEELLGRVVDALGNAIDGKGPLGSKIRRRVGLKAPGIIPRISVREPMQTGIKAVDSLVPIGRGQRELIIGDRQTGKTAIAIDTIINQKRFNDGTDEKKKLYCIYVAIGQKRSTVAQLVKRLTDADAMKYTIVVSATASDAAPLQYLAPYSGCSMGEYFRDNGKHALIIYDDLSKQAVAYRQMSLLLRRPPGREAYPGDVFYLHSRLLERAAKMNDQFGGGSLTALPVIETQAGDVSAYIPTNVISITDGQIFLETELFYKGIRPAINVGLSVSRVGSAAQTRAMKQVAGTMKLELAQYREVAAFAQFGSDLDAVTQQLLNRGVRLTELLKQGQYVPMAIEEQVTVIYAGVRGHLDKMEPSKITKFESAFLAHVKSQHQELLATIRADGKISEQTDAKLKEVVINFLSTFE, encoded by the exons ATGCTCTCAGTCCGGGTAGCCGCCACCCTCGCCCGCTCCCTGCCCAGGCAGGCCGGTCTG gtctCTAAGAAGGCCCTTGGTGCTGCATTCGTCGCCACCCGTAACATCCATGCATCTGGATCATGGCTCCAGAAGACCG GCACTGCTGAGGTCTCCTCCATCCTCGAGGAACGCATCCTGGGCGCAGACACCAGCGCTGACCTACAGGAAACTGGTCGCGTCCTCTCCATTGGTGACGGTATTGCCCGTGTTTACGGCCTCAGGAATGTCCAGGCCGAGGAGATGGTGGAGTTCTCCTCTGGACTTAAG GGAATGTCCTTGAACTTGGAGCCCGACAACGTAGGTGTTGTCGTGTTTGGTAACGACAAACTCATCAAGGAAGGAGACATCGTGAAGAGAACTGGAGCCATTGTGGATGTCCCAGTCGGTGAAGAGCTGCTTGGCCGTGTTGTGGACGCCCTGGGAAATGCTATTGATGGCAAG GGCCCACTTGGATCAAAAATCCGCAGAAGAGTTGGACTGAAGGCCCCTGGCATCATCCCACGTATCTCTGTGCGGGAGCCCATGCAGACTGGAATCAAGGCTGTTGACAGTCTGGTGCCCATTGGCCGTGGACAGCGTGAGCTGATCATTGGTGACAGACAGACTGG CAAAACCGCCATTGCCATCGATACCATTATCAACCAGAAGAGGTTCAATGATGGGACTGATGAGAAGAAGAAACTGTACTGTATCTATGTTGCCATTGGTCAgaagagatccaccgtggctcagcTGGTGAAGAGGCTGACGGATGCAG ATGCCATGAAGTACacaattgtggtgtctgccaccgCATCTGATGCTGCTCCCCTGCAGTACTTGGCTCCATACTCTGGTTGCTCCATGGGGGAGTATTTCAGAGACAATGGAAAACATGCTCTGATCATCTATGATGACTTGTCCAAACAG GCTGTGGCCTACCGTCAGATGTCTCTGCTGCTGCGTCGTCCTCCTGGTCGTGAGGCCTACCCTGGTGATGTGTTCTACCTTCACTCCCGTCTGCTGGAAAGGGCTGCTAAAATGAACGACCAGTTTGGTGGTGGATCCTTGACTGCTCTCCCAGTCATTGAGACCCAGGCCGGTGATGTGTCGGCTTACATCCCAACCAATGTCATTTCCATCACTGATGGCCAG ATCTTCTTGGAGACTGAATTGTTTTACAAGGGTATCCGACCTGCCATCAATGTCGGTCTGTCTGTGTCCCGTGTCGGTTCTGCTGCTCAGACCAGAGCCATGAAGCAG GTGGCCGGTACCATGAAGCTGGAGTTGGCTCAGTACCGTGAAGTAGCAGCTTTCGCCCAGTTTGGCTCTGATTTGGATGCAGTTACCCAACAACTGTTGAACCGTGGTGTCCGTCTGACTGAGCTGCTCAAACAAGGACAGTATG TGCCCATGGCCATCGAAGAACAGGTAACAGTTATCTATGCTGGTGTGAGGGGTCATCTGGACAAAATGGAACCAAGCAAGATCACAAAATTCGAGAGTGCTTTCCTGGCACACGTTAAGAGCCAGCACCAGGAGCTCCTTGCTACCATCAG GGCTGATGGAAAGATCTCTGAGCAGACAGATGCCAAGCTGAAAGAAGTTGTAATAAACTTCCTGTCTACTTTTGAGTAA